The proteins below come from a single Agrobacterium vitis genomic window:
- a CDS encoding DUF1150 family protein, producing MLIKEATSKLSKNELAHLGSGEVGYIRKIRYDEVSRCFPDAPEIDPRTDLWALFAADGTPILLTDNRSSTFFKAAEDELKTVSLH from the coding sequence ATGTTGATTAAAGAAGCCACCTCCAAGCTCTCGAAAAATGAGCTGGCACATCTTGGCTCCGGCGAAGTGGGCTATATCCGCAAGATCCGTTACGACGAAGTGTCCCGCTGCTTTCCCGATGCCCCGGAAATCGACCCGCGCACGGATCTCTGGGCGCTATTTGCCGCTGACGGCACACCCATCCTGCTTACCGATAACCGCTCCTCCACCTTCTTCAAGGCCGCAGAAGACGAGTTGAAAACCGTCAGCCTACACTGA
- a CDS encoding methyl-accepting chemotaxis protein codes for MSLRISTRLMVMAGAALMLVILLGLFSYKQTSVVFSAASDTRQVWMPRMAKLDGIQFTMLRYHTTTIRKTIAVDPAEIKGLDDEFVEMDASIPKSYADFRATLRNDAEKKLWGDFEAKWTRYLEFQKKIINAVAAKDQVAATAAIAPARQPLVDSFIALGEIIKLNDSGAAASSTAAEAAYTQSSYVTIGVILFGVLLMSILTGWIILGVSRPVTRMAKVMLHIADGKLDVTVPDADRKDEIGEMAGAVEVMRQSALAKVQLEAQTEQNRLNAEQERKDVQRRAEEDAERRLNEATGALAAGLKRLASCDLLCEIDQQFATQFEPLRHDFNASVNQLRSALVAVGQVGKGVTNGSGEISQASDTLAKRTEQQAASLEETAAALEQITSNVQATSKRTGEARNLVRNARQHAEHSATVVNNAVSAMERIEDASRKITQIISVIDEIAFQTNLLALNAGVEAARAGEAGKGFAVVAQEVRELAQRSANAAKEIKSLIGNSEAAVSEGVKLVNDTGEGLTTISKVVEDMNQHMDAIATAAQEQASGLAEVNTAVNHMDQATQQNAAMVEEMNAAGAGLNQESRRLSDLLAQFRTGNDIAQPVRSAPASPAPAPRAQAPRRAQQSVPVSHGNAAVSRDNWEEF; via the coding sequence ATGAGTTTGAGGATTTCAACGCGATTAATGGTCATGGCAGGGGCAGCACTGATGCTTGTCATCCTCCTCGGCCTGTTCAGCTACAAGCAGACGTCCGTGGTCTTTTCGGCAGCCTCCGATACGCGGCAGGTGTGGATGCCCCGGATGGCGAAACTGGATGGCATTCAGTTTACCATGTTGCGCTATCACACGACGACGATCCGCAAGACCATTGCCGTCGATCCCGCCGAAATCAAAGGGTTGGATGACGAATTCGTGGAAATGGATGCCTCCATTCCGAAATCCTATGCGGATTTCCGCGCAACCCTGCGCAACGATGCTGAGAAGAAATTGTGGGGCGATTTCGAAGCCAAGTGGACCCGCTATCTCGAATTTCAAAAGAAGATCATCAACGCCGTCGCCGCCAAGGATCAGGTTGCAGCAACCGCCGCAATCGCCCCAGCCCGTCAGCCGCTGGTCGACAGCTTCATTGCGCTTGGCGAAATCATCAAGCTCAACGATAGCGGTGCGGCAGCGTCAAGCACAGCTGCCGAGGCAGCCTATACGCAGTCCTCCTATGTCACCATTGGTGTCATTCTGTTCGGCGTGCTGTTGATGAGCATCTTGACCGGCTGGATCATCCTGGGCGTGTCACGCCCTGTGACCCGCATGGCAAAGGTGATGCTGCATATTGCCGATGGCAAGCTGGATGTCACGGTACCCGACGCCGACCGCAAGGACGAAATCGGGGAAATGGCTGGCGCCGTCGAAGTGATGCGCCAGTCGGCCCTGGCGAAAGTTCAGCTGGAAGCACAGACCGAACAGAACCGGCTCAATGCGGAGCAGGAACGCAAGGATGTCCAGCGCCGCGCCGAGGAAGATGCGGAACGCCGCCTGAACGAAGCAACGGGCGCACTGGCCGCTGGCCTGAAGCGGCTGGCCTCCTGCGACCTTCTCTGCGAAATCGATCAGCAGTTTGCTACCCAGTTCGAACCGCTTCGTCACGACTTCAATGCCTCGGTCAACCAGTTGCGCTCCGCACTCGTGGCTGTGGGCCAGGTCGGCAAGGGTGTCACCAATGGCAGCGGTGAAATTTCGCAGGCCTCCGACACGTTGGCCAAGCGCACTGAACAGCAGGCCGCCTCGCTAGAGGAAACCGCCGCCGCGCTGGAGCAGATCACTTCCAACGTCCAAGCAACATCCAAGCGGACTGGCGAAGCCCGCAATCTGGTGCGCAATGCCCGCCAGCATGCCGAACATTCGGCGACCGTGGTCAACAATGCCGTCTCCGCCATGGAGCGGATCGAGGATGCTTCGCGCAAGATCACCCAGATCATCAGCGTGATCGACGAGATCGCCTTCCAGACCAACCTTCTGGCCTTGAATGCGGGGGTCGAGGCTGCCCGCGCTGGTGAAGCAGGCAAGGGCTTTGCGGTCGTTGCCCAGGAAGTGCGCGAACTGGCGCAACGCTCCGCCAATGCCGCCAAGGAAATCAAGTCGCTGATCGGCAATTCGGAAGCGGCTGTCAGCGAAGGCGTTAAGCTGGTCAACGATACTGGCGAAGGCCTGACGACCATTTCCAAGGTGGTCGAGGACATGAACCAGCATATGGATGCCATTGCGACGGCCGCCCAGGAACAGGCCAGCGGTTTGGCGGAGGTCAATACCGCCGTCAACCATATGGACCAGGCGACTCAGCAGAATGCCGCCATGGTGGAAGAAATGAACGCGGCTGGGGCCGGTCTCAATCAGGAAAGCCGTCGCCTTTCGGATCTGCTCGCGCAATTTAGAACCGGAAACGATATCGCCCAGCCAGTGCGCTCGGCTCCGGCCTCGCCTGCGCCTGCTCCCAGAGCGCAGGCCCCACGCAGAGCCCAGCAGTCTGTTCCGGTCAGCCATGGCAACGCCGCCGTCAGCCGCGACAATTGGGAGGAGTTCTGA
- a CDS encoding Hsp20 family protein, whose protein sequence is MRRTKSITTPLLLGFDITDAVLSQLARTSDGYPPYNIELVRRTSDHEGDRLRITLAVAGFSESDLEVLVEGNQLIIRGSQTERPDADYLFRGIAARNFQRSFLLTDGMDVSRARMRNGLLVVELIRPDTQQMVRKINISASD, encoded by the coding sequence ATGCGACGGACAAAATCCATCACCACACCCCTGCTGCTGGGTTTCGACATTACCGATGCCGTGTTGAGTCAGTTGGCCCGGACCAGCGACGGCTATCCGCCCTATAATATCGAGCTTGTTCGCCGCACCAGCGACCATGAAGGGGACCGGTTGCGGATTACTCTTGCCGTGGCGGGCTTTTCCGAGAGCGATCTGGAGGTTCTGGTCGAGGGAAACCAGCTGATCATTCGAGGTTCCCAGACCGAACGCCCGGATGCCGATTATTTGTTTCGCGGCATAGCCGCACGGAACTTTCAGCGCAGTTTCCTGTTAACGGACGGAATGGACGTTTCGCGCGCACGGATGCGAAACGGCCTACTGGTGGTCGAACTAATTCGTCCTGATACGCAGCAAATGGTAAGGAAAATTAATATTTCCGCCTCAGACTAG
- a CDS encoding nucleoside hydrolase produces the protein MEKPRKIIIDTDPGQDDAAAIMLALASPDQLDVLGLTVVAGNVPLSMTSRNARIVCELSGRLDLPVYEGALKPLERPQVTAEHVHGKTGLDGAEVDEPVMPVQDQHAVDFIIDTIRREPAGTITLCTLGPQTNIALALQKAPDIAPRVRELVMMGGGFFEGGNITPAAEFNVYVDPQASRIVFGSGIPIVMMPLDVTHQLLTTKARVARIGAIGTRVAKVMVDWLEFFERFDIEKYGSDGGPLHDPSVIAYLLQPELFSGRDCNVEIETESELTVGMTVVDWWRVTGRTPNAKVMRDVDADGFFALLTERLARL, from the coding sequence ATGGAAAAGCCCAGAAAAATCATCATCGATACCGATCCCGGTCAGGACGATGCCGCAGCCATCATGCTGGCGCTTGCCAGTCCCGATCAGTTGGACGTCCTCGGCCTGACGGTGGTTGCAGGAAATGTTCCCCTGTCGATGACCAGCCGCAATGCCCGTATCGTCTGCGAACTGTCGGGCCGATTAGACCTACCGGTCTATGAAGGCGCACTGAAGCCTCTGGAGCGGCCCCAGGTGACGGCGGAACATGTGCATGGCAAGACCGGGCTGGACGGGGCCGAGGTCGATGAGCCGGTCATGCCGGTTCAAGACCAGCATGCGGTCGATTTTATCATCGATACCATTCGCCGCGAGCCAGCGGGCACCATTACGCTCTGCACGCTCGGACCGCAGACCAATATTGCCCTGGCACTGCAAAAGGCCCCGGATATTGCACCGCGTGTTCGTGAACTTGTGATGATGGGTGGCGGCTTTTTCGAGGGTGGCAATATTACCCCTGCGGCGGAGTTCAATGTCTATGTCGATCCGCAGGCATCCCGGATTGTGTTTGGTTCAGGCATCCCGATCGTGATGATGCCGCTGGACGTCACCCACCAGCTTTTGACCACCAAGGCCCGGGTTGCCCGCATTGGCGCCATTGGTACACGGGTGGCCAAGGTCATGGTGGACTGGCTGGAGTTTTTCGAGCGTTTCGATATCGAGAAATACGGTTCGGATGGTGGACCGCTGCATGATCCCAGCGTGATTGCCTATCTTCTCCAGCCGGAGCTGTTTTCCGGACGTGATTGCAACGTAGAAATCGAAACTGAATCTGAACTGACGGTCGGCATGACGGTGGTGGACTGGTGGCGCGTGACCGGTCGTACGCCCAATGCCAAGGTGATGCGCGATGTGGATGCTGACGGCTTCTTTGCCTTGCTGACGGAACGGTTGGCGCGCCTCTAA
- a CDS encoding pyrimidine 5'-nucleotidase — translation MSTPKTSPEPADFTHIRDWVFDLDNTLYPHHINLFAQIDRNMTAYVADLLQMETEDARILQKRYYHEHGTTLAGLMARHGVDPNDFLEKAHAIDYSALLPDVALGEAIKALPGRKFIFTNGTVEHAEAAARALGILDHFDDIFDIVAAAYLPKPASQTYDTFTRLKQIDAGQAAMFEDLPRNLVVPKALGMKTVLLVPRNLEAVVLESWERMDSDEGHAHVDYATDDLAGFLASLLAAGEFQVQSEPGRS, via the coding sequence ATGAGCACACCGAAAACGTCACCAGAGCCCGCCGATTTTACCCATATCCGTGATTGGGTCTTCGACCTCGACAACACGCTTTATCCGCATCACATCAATCTGTTTGCCCAGATTGATCGCAACATGACCGCCTATGTTGCGGATCTGTTGCAGATGGAGACGGAGGATGCGCGCATCCTTCAAAAGCGCTATTATCATGAGCATGGTACGACATTGGCAGGCCTTATGGCCCGTCATGGCGTCGATCCTAATGATTTCCTGGAAAAGGCCCATGCCATCGATTATTCCGCCCTGTTGCCGGATGTGGCTCTGGGCGAGGCGATCAAGGCTCTGCCGGGACGAAAGTTTATTTTCACCAATGGCACGGTGGAACATGCCGAGGCGGCGGCGAGGGCGCTCGGCATTCTCGATCATTTCGACGACATTTTCGATATCGTTGCTGCGGCCTATCTGCCGAAACCGGCCAGCCAGACCTATGACACATTCACCCGGCTGAAGCAGATCGATGCCGGGCAGGCAGCGATGTTCGAGGATCTGCCGCGCAATCTCGTCGTGCCGAAGGCCTTGGGCATGAAAACCGTACTGCTCGTGCCGCGCAATCTGGAAGCCGTGGTGCTGGAAAGCTGGGAGCGGATGGATAGCGACGAAGGCCATGCGCATGTCGATTACGCCACCGACGATCTGGCTGGCTTTCTTGCCTCTCTTTTGGCAGCTGGAGAGTTTCAGGTTCAGAGTGAGCCAGGCAGGTCATAG
- the trmB gene encoding tRNA (guanine(46)-N(7))-methyltransferase TrmB translates to MTTDRRSRATEAFFGRRKGKPLRDQQVERMTHLLPERKLDLGSAAPGDLKTLFPVPVQRIRLEIGFGGGEHLAHRARHDATTGFIGVEPFVNSMAKLLAVIEDEGLPNIRVYDDDATQLLDWLPASSIDQIDLLYADPWPKRKHWKRRFVSQVNLERFHRVLKPGANFCFASDIDTYVNWTLLHCRNHGGFDWLAESSADWLTPYEGWPGTRYEAKARREGRSSAYLTFRRT, encoded by the coding sequence ATGACCACAGATCGCCGTAGCCGGGCGACCGAAGCCTTTTTCGGTCGTCGCAAGGGAAAGCCGCTCCGCGACCAGCAAGTCGAGCGGATGACCCATCTCCTGCCCGAACGCAAGTTAGACTTGGGGTCGGCAGCGCCTGGCGATTTGAAGACACTGTTTCCTGTGCCGGTGCAGCGCATACGCCTGGAAATCGGCTTTGGTGGGGGCGAACATCTGGCCCACCGTGCCAGACATGATGCCACGACCGGCTTTATTGGCGTCGAGCCCTTCGTCAATTCCATGGCCAAGCTGCTGGCCGTAATTGAGGATGAGGGTCTGCCCAATATCCGGGTCTATGACGACGATGCCACGCAATTGCTGGACTGGCTGCCAGCGTCATCGATCGATCAGATCGATCTTCTCTACGCTGACCCCTGGCCAAAGCGCAAGCATTGGAAGCGCCGTTTCGTCTCGCAGGTCAACCTGGAGCGGTTTCACCGGGTGTTGAAACCAGGCGCAAATTTCTGCTTCGCCTCTGATATCGATACCTACGTGAACTGGACGCTGCTGCATTGCCGCAACCATGGCGGTTTCGATTGGCTGGCCGAAAGCTCCGCCGATTGGCTGACGCCCTACGAGGGCTGGCCAGGCACGCGCTATGAGGCCAAAGCCCGTCGCGAGGGCCGTTCATCGGCTTATTTGACCTTCCGCAGGACCTAA
- a CDS encoding EF-hand domain-containing protein — protein MSAKKTTIAALAATLLVSASSGAVFAKDGKAPPPPPPRPDEMRDACGPRPMMMRGPAAMFIFALQQFDTNKDGKISKEEAKAAEDKLFTAIDTDKDGVLTPGELRKFHEARMEAMRAEMPKPPGPEGAAPADPNGPKPDEATDQPPPPPPGGLGAEDDAMGPSDDGMAGCGPHRPGPERWAKERGPEGERMGGPRGPHGHRPMMAMGPMGGPMGAMRLLEKVDTDENGQISKAEADAALDKLFTRLDTNKDGFISADDFPKGPSLLP, from the coding sequence ATGAGTGCGAAGAAAACGACCATTGCGGCCCTGGCGGCTACCCTGCTGGTCAGCGCGTCATCCGGTGCCGTATTTGCAAAAGACGGTAAGGCTCCACCTCCACCCCCGCCACGGCCTGATGAGATGCGCGACGCCTGCGGTCCACGGCCGATGATGATGCGTGGACCGGCAGCGATGTTCATCTTTGCCCTCCAGCAATTCGACACCAACAAGGACGGTAAGATTTCGAAGGAAGAGGCCAAGGCTGCTGAAGACAAGCTCTTTACGGCCATCGATACCGACAAGGACGGCGTTCTGACGCCAGGTGAACTGCGCAAGTTCCATGAAGCACGCATGGAGGCCATGCGTGCCGAGATGCCGAAACCTCCGGGGCCTGAGGGTGCCGCGCCAGCCGATCCTAATGGGCCAAAGCCTGACGAGGCGACGGATCAGCCACCACCGCCGCCGCCAGGTGGCCTGGGTGCTGAAGACGACGCCATGGGACCGTCTGATGACGGCATGGCCGGTTGTGGTCCGCATCGTCCAGGGCCTGAACGTTGGGCGAAGGAACGCGGTCCTGAGGGCGAGCGAATGGGTGGACCCCGTGGTCCTCATGGCCATCGCCCGATGATGGCGATGGGGCCAATGGGTGGTCCAATGGGTGCGATGCGCCTGCTGGAGAAGGTCGACACCGATGAAAACGGCCAGATCAGCAAGGCCGAAGCCGATGCGGCGCTCGATAAGCTGTTCACCCGTCTGGATACCAATAAGGATGGGTTCATTTCGGCCGATGACTTCCCGAAGGGACCGTCGCTTCTGCCTTGA